TGGCGCCCGAGTCCGCCGAGGGCCGCCCGCAGACCAGCGCGGTCGACATCTACGGCGCGGGCATCCTCCTCTACGAGCTCGTCACCGGAAGCCCGCCGTTCGGCGGCGGCTCGGCCCTCGAGGTCCTGCACCAGCACCTGAGCGCCGAACCGCGCCGCCCCTCGACGGTCCCGGACCCGCTGTGGACGGTCATAGAGCGGTGCCTCAGCAAGAACCCCGACCACCGCCCCAGCGCCGAGAACCTCGCGCGCGGCCTGCGGGCCGTCGCGGACGGCGTGGGCGTGCACGCGTCCAGCGCGCAGATCGCCGCGGCCGAGGGCGTGGGCGCCCTCCTGATGCCCGACCCGGACCCCGCCATGGTGCCGGGGACGGCCGGAGCCGCCGACCCCACCCAGGTCCTCCCGAACAACGCCGGGTCGTACGACCCGAACGCGGCGACGAGCGTCATGCAGAACACCGGCTCCGGTGACGCGGACCCGACCTCGGTGCTCCCCGGCGGCAGCCGCGGCGCGGCCGACCCGACGGCCGTCATGCCGCCGGTGCCGCCGAACCAGCCCGGTTACGACCCGAACGACCCGCACCCCTGGCAGAACCAGATGCGGGCGGCCCGAGACCGCAACGAACAGACGCAGGTCCAGTCGTACCTGGACCCGAACGACGACCCGTTGCGCCGCCGCCGTCCCCAGCGCCAGGTGCAGCAGCCGCAGCAGCAACAGCGCCCCCAGCAGTACGCGCCGCAGCAGCAGCGTCAGCAGCCCCAGCAGCGGCAGCAGTACGCCCCGCAGCCCCAGCAGCAGCAGTACGCGCCGCCGCAGCAGACGCCTCCCCAGCAGCCGCCCGCGGGACGGCCGCCGCGTGAGCCCAGGCAGCCCCGGCAGCGCAGCTCGAACCCGATGAAGATCCCGGGTCTCGGCTGCCTCAAGGGATGCCTCTTCACGCTGATCATCCTCTTCGTGGCGAGCTGGCTCGTCTGGGAGCTGAGCCCGCTCCAGGAGTGGATCGGCACGACGAAGGGGTACTGGGCCCAGCTCGGCGAGTGGTACGACACGGTCTCCGGCTGGATGGGGAAGGTGAGCGGCAACTAGCCGCTCTGGAGATTTGTCGACACCTGCGGGGTGATTTCTGCTCCTGGAGTGAAGGTTGGCGTCGAGGCCGCGTAGTTTTGTCGCCAACACGCATCCGTAGGAGCAGTCTTGGCACGCAAGATCGGCAGCCGGTACACCGCCCACCAGATCCTTGGTCGGGGCAGCGCCGGCACGGTGTGGCTCGGCGAGGGACCCGAGGGTCCCGTCGCCATCAAGCTGCTGCGCGAGGACCTGGCGTCCGACCAGGAACTGGTCGGCCGCTTCGTCCAGGAGCGCACGGCCCTGCTCAGCCTCGACCACGCGCGCGTGGTGGGCGTCCACGACCTGGTGGTCGACGGGAACGACCTCGCCCTGGTCATGGACCTCGTCCGCGGCACGGACCTGCGCACCCGCCTCGACCGTGAGCGCCGCCTCGCCCCGGAGGCGGCGGTGGCGATCGTGGCGGACGTGGCGGACGGCCTCGCGGCGGCGCACGCGGCGGGGATCGTGCACCGTGACGTGAAGCCGGAGAACGTCCTGCTCGACATGCAGGGACCGCTGGGGCCCGGCGGCTCGCACCCCGCCCTGCTCACGGACTTCGGCGTCGCCAAGCTGATCGACTCCCCGCGCAGGACCCGTGCCACGAAGATCATCGGTACGCCGGACTACCTCGCCCCCGAGATCATCGAGGGCCTGCCGCCGCGCGCGGCCGTCGACATCTACGCCCTCGCGACGGTCCTGTACGAGCTCCTGGCGGGCTTCACCCCGTTCGGCGGCGGCCACCCCGGGGCGGTCCTGCGCCGCCACGTGACGGAAACGGTCGTGCCGCTCCCCGGCATCCCGGACGAGCTCTGGCAGCTGATGGTCCAGTGCC
This Streptomyces sp. NBC_01283 DNA region includes the following protein-coding sequences:
- a CDS encoding serine/threonine-protein kinase, with product MRPVGSKYLLEEPLGRGATGTVWRARQRETAGAEAAVAGQPGETVAIKVLKEELANDADIVMRFLRERSVLLRLTHPNIVRTRDLVVEGELLALVMDLVEGPDLHRYLRENGPFTPVGAALMTAQIADALAASHADGVVHRDLKPANVLLKQEADGSMHPMLTDFGIARLADSPGLTRTHEFVGTPAYVAPESAEGRPQTSAVDIYGAGILLYELVTGSPPFGGGSALEVLHQHLSAEPRRPSTVPDPLWTVIERCLSKNPDHRPSAENLARGLRAVADGVGVHASSAQIAAAEGVGALLMPDPDPAMVPGTAGAADPTQVLPNNAGSYDPNAATSVMQNTGSGDADPTSVLPGGSRGAADPTAVMPPVPPNQPGYDPNDPHPWQNQMRAARDRNEQTQVQSYLDPNDDPLRRRRPQRQVQQPQQQQRPQQYAPQQQRQQPQQRQQYAPQPQQQQYAPPQQTPPQQPPAGRPPREPRQPRQRSSNPMKIPGLGCLKGCLFTLIILFVASWLVWELSPLQEWIGTTKGYWAQLGEWYDTVSGWMGKVSGN
- a CDS encoding serine/threonine-protein kinase gives rise to the protein MARKIGSRYTAHQILGRGSAGTVWLGEGPEGPVAIKLLREDLASDQELVGRFVQERTALLSLDHARVVGVHDLVVDGNDLALVMDLVRGTDLRTRLDRERRLAPEAAVAIVADVADGLAAAHAAGIVHRDVKPENVLLDMQGPLGPGGSHPALLTDFGVAKLIDSPRRTRATKIIGTPDYLAPEIIEGLPPRAAVDIYALATVLYELLAGFTPFGGGHPGAVLRRHVTETVVPLPGIPDELWQLMVQCLAKAPASRLRASELAARLRELQSLVAGMPPLDVDEPDTEPLPEEAEEEPAPEPSPGTPRRGAVPLVPGSSPDSNRDTHTSMRVPGPDELAGGARGTARAPRASGAARPGSARHRASARRRRITLGVAGAVLVAAAGIGTWVATNGDDADAKPQDTRNSSPSAP